Part of the Verrucomicrobiota bacterium genome, GTGGTGAACAGGTGGACGTAGGTCTTCTTTGGACAATTACGGTTAATGTAATCGACGATTCTATCCATCACGGCACTTCCAACTCCTCTTCTTTGGTGATCGGGATGAACCACGAGATCTTGGATATAGACAAAACGGTATCCATCACCAATCAAACGTCCCATCCCAACCACAGACTGACCACAGGTTGCCACGTAAGAGACGAGTGTGCCATTAAGTGCATCCGGTATCGCT contains:
- a CDS encoding GNAT family N-acetyltransferase; protein product: MDESKYTITERRPTAEEFIDLIESVGWSRYTNRKAIPDALNGTLVSYVATCGQSVVGMGRLIGDGYRFVYIQDLVVHPDHQRRGVGSAVMDRIVDYINRNCPKKTYVHLFTTKKDSPFYSRYGFKGPEQPFSGMSLKKFDKPIERKGD